One genomic window of Caenorhabditis elegans chromosome I includes the following:
- the Y71F9B.9 gene encoding 3-hydroxyacyl-CoA dehydrogenase (Confirmed by transcript evidence) — protein MSPFGKIAIVGSGLVGSSWATIFASSGYEVQMYDISEKQLQVALENVEKNLRKLDEHGLQRGNLSADEALLRVSTTTSLNEVMKNAIYMQESALEDLNFRIQFYKVIDEIADPTTILASSTSTIPASKFTDGLINKERCLIVHPVNPPLFLPLTELVPAPWTSQDTVDRAAEIMRSVKQEPVKLKKEVLGFVVNRLQFALLAETWRLVADGVIGVNDVDAVMSAGLGPRYAFNGTCETVHLNAFGVRDYFKRYAAGITAVLKDMGPIPDFTDEKVINKLEEELEPKMSTLNIRKHQAEREEKLVEIAKLKKDLNL, from the exons ATGTCTCCCTTTGGCAAAATTGCCATAGTTGGCAG CGGCCTAGTTGGTTCAAGCTGGGCAACAATTTTCGCGAGCTCTGGATATGAAGTTCAAATGTatgatatttctgaaaaacaactGCAGGTGGCTCTAGAGAATGTAGAGAAAAATCTACGGAAGTTGGAT gagcATGGCCTTCAAAGAGGCAATCTATCAGCTGATGAGGCTCTCCTTCGAGTTTCTACCACTACATCGTTGAATGAGGTTATGAAGAATGCAATTTATATGCAGGAATCTGCACTTgaagatttaaattttcgaattcaatTCTACAAAGTTATTGATGAGATCGCGGATCCTACAACGATCCTTGCAAGTAGTACGTCAACAATTCCAGCGTCCAAGTTCACTGATGGTCTGATAAATAA GGAACGTTGTCTTATCGTCCACCCCGTCAATCCTCCGCTCTTCCTTCCTCTTACCGAGCTTGTTCCTGCTCCGTGGACCTCACAGGATACTGTAGATAGAGCTGCAGAGATCATGCGATCTGTGAAGCAGGAGCCGGTGAAGCTGAAGAAAGAAGTTTTGGGATTCGTTGTGAATCGTCTACAATTCGCTTTGCTAGCAGAAACCTGGCGTTTGGTAGCCGATGGCGTCATTGGCGTGAATGATGTGGATGCGGTGATGTCAGCTGGTCTAGGGCCGAGATATGCGTTCAATGGGACTTGTGAAACGGTTCATTTGAACGCGTTTGGTGTCagagattattttaaaagatatGCGGCTGGAATTACGGCG GTCCTGAAGGATATGGGGCCGATTCCAGATTTCACAGACGAGAAAGTCATTAATAAGCTTGAAGAAGAGCTGGAGCCGAAAATGAGCACTTTGAATATTCGAAAACATCAAGCGGAGAGAGAAGAGAAGCTCGTGGAAATTGCCAAGCTGAAGAAGGACCtgaatctttaa
- the plk-2 gene encoding Serine/threonine-protein kinase plk-2 (Confirmed by transcript evidence), whose translation MQRVQPSAARVKSQKKEKAPPDVPDVILDGERKTRYEKGKFLGKGGFAHCYELRNKSTGELFAGKVVPKALLIKQYQRDKMAQEVQIHRNLQHRNVVKLYHFFEDKSNVYITLELCPRRSLMELHKRRKAVTEPEARYFTYQIVEGVLYLHNLKIVHRDLKLGNLFLNDELQVKIGDFGLATTCDNDERKKTLCGTPNYIAPEVLNKIGHSFEVDLWAIGCILYILLFGHPPFESKSLEETYSRIKNNNYVIPTSASAAASQLIRVLLDPVPSRRPNARAVCRDHFFKSGFMPARLPVSCLTMVPHLNDDEYAEENVSPSGTIDQRGPHQAGRSGLSAIPAHLVSRNSERQQTHRMEAYRQPTDCYLSNLLAQVNDLLATPTADIDDAEAALDSYQSPEALPVFWISKWVDYSDKYGIGYQLCDNSVGVLFNDNSRIMLDTAGTQLTYIEKTEKEHYFDMESAIPSGLQKKMTLLKYFRSYMNDHLLQAGQQVTRKVGDDLARLPTLRVWFRTKSAIVLHLSNGTVQINFFNDHIKMVLCPLMQAVTFIDENKRMFTYKFSHLAENGCPEKFLHRIQYAKCMIQRLVEEHTKEETKHNAPAANAVRLPSTSSNVRLESAADIQPAYPSSSRR comes from the exons ATGCAGCGTGTACAGCCGTCTGCAGCAAGGGTAAAGTCCCAGAAGAAGGAGAAGGCGCCGCCAGATGTTCCAGACGTGATTCTCGATGGAGAACGCAAGACTCGTTATGAAAAAggcaaatttttgggaaaaggAGGATTCGCACATTGCTACGAGCTGCGGAACAAGTCTACAGGCGAGCTGTTTGCTGGAAAAGTCGTCCCGAAAGCGCTGCTTATCAAGCAGTATCAGAGAGACAAAATGGCTCAAGAAGTGCAGATTCATAGGAACCTCCAACATCGCAATGTTGTGAAATTATATCACTTCTTCGAG gatAAATCAAACGTCTACATCACGCTGGAATTGTGTCCAAGAAGATCGTTGATGGAGCTGCATAAGCGACGAAAAGCGGTCACAGAGCCTGAAGCCCGCTACTTTACATATCAAATCGTGGAAGGTGTGCTCTACTTGCACAATTTAAAGATTGTACATCGTGATTTGAAGCTCGGAAATCTCTTCCTCAATGATGAATTGCAAGTGAAAATCGGCGATTTCGGGTTGGCAACAACTTGTGATAATGATGAGAGAAAGAAGACACTCTGTGGAACTCCAAATTACATTGCAC ctgaagttttgaacaaaatcgGGCACTCCTTTGAAGTCGATTTATGGGCGATTGGTTGCATTCTCTACATTCTTCTTTTCGGCCATCCGCCATTCGAGTCGAAGAGTTTGGAG gAGACCTATTCGCGCATCAAAAACAACAACTACGTCATCCCAACATCGGCGAGTGCTGCAGCATCTCAACTCATTCGTGTGCTTCTTGACCCAGTGCCGAGTCGCCGTCCAAATGCCAGAGCTGTATGCCGAGATCACTTCTTCAAATCCGGCTTCATGCCTGCTCGTCTTCCAGTTTCGTGCCTCACGATGGTCCCACACTTAAACGATGATGAATACGCAGAGGAAAATGTGTCTCCAAGTGGCACGATCGATCAGCGTGGTCCGCACCAAGCTGGTAGATCCGGACTTTCTGCGATTCCGGCTCATCTCGTGTCGAGAAATTCTGAACGGCAGCAAACTCACCGAATGGAGGCGTACCGACAGCCGACTGACTGCTATTTGTCGAATTTACTCGCTCAAGTCAACGATTTATTGGCTACGCCAACCGCAGAT ATTGATGATGCAGAAGCCGCTCTAGACTCGTATCAATCGCCTGAAGCTCTTCCCGTGTTCTGGATTTCCAAATGGGTTGACTACTCTGATAAGTATGGAATCGGTTATCAGCTTTGCGATAATTCGGTTGGAGTACTTTTCAACGATAATTCAAGAATCATGCTGGACACTGCTGGCACCCAGCTGACATATATTGAGAAAACCGAGAAGGAGCACTATTTCGACATGGAAAGCGCAATACCATCGGGCCTACAGAAGAAGATGACACTTCTCAAGTATTTCCGATCGTACATGAATGATCATTTGTTGCAAGCAGGACAGCAAGTTACTCGGAAAGTAGGAGACGATTTGGCTCGCCTTCCGACGCTTCGTGTCTGGTTCCGAACAAAGTCGGCAATTGTGCTTCATCTCTCCAACGGCACTGTTCagataaactttttcaat gatcACATTAAAATGGTGTTGTGTCCACTCATGCAAGCTGTCACCTTCATCGATGAGAACAAGCGCATGTTCACGTACAAATTTTCACACTTGGCTGAAAATGGATGTCCGGAGAAGTTCCTCCATCGAATTCAATACGCCAAGTGTATGATCCAACGACTCGTCGAGGAACACACGAAAGAGGAGACGAAACACAATGCACCGGCGGCCAATGCAGTACGCCTTCCATCGACTTCCAGCAACGTCCGTTTGGAATCTGCAGCAGATATCCAGCCGGCTTATCCATCATCCTCGCGTCGCTAA
- the Y71F9B.9 gene encoding 3-hydroxyacyl-CoA dehydrogenase (Confirmed by transcript evidence), with amino-acid sequence MSPFGKIAIVGSGLVGSSWATIFASSGYEVQMYDISEKQLQVALENVEKNLRKLDEHGLQRGNLSADEALLRVSTTTSLNEVMKNAIYMQESALEDLNFRIQFYKVIDEIADPTTILASSTSTIPASKFTDGLINKERCLIVHPVNPPLFLPLTELVPAPWTSQDTVDRAAEIMRSVKQEPVKLKKEVLGFVVNRLQFALLAETWRLVADGVIGVNDVDAVMSAGLGPRYAFNGTCETVHLNAFGVRDYFKRYAAGITADMGPIPDFTDEKVINKLEEELEPKMSTLNIRKHQAEREEKLVEIAKLKKDLNL; translated from the exons ATGTCTCCCTTTGGCAAAATTGCCATAGTTGGCAG CGGCCTAGTTGGTTCAAGCTGGGCAACAATTTTCGCGAGCTCTGGATATGAAGTTCAAATGTatgatatttctgaaaaacaactGCAGGTGGCTCTAGAGAATGTAGAGAAAAATCTACGGAAGTTGGAT gagcATGGCCTTCAAAGAGGCAATCTATCAGCTGATGAGGCTCTCCTTCGAGTTTCTACCACTACATCGTTGAATGAGGTTATGAAGAATGCAATTTATATGCAGGAATCTGCACTTgaagatttaaattttcgaattcaatTCTACAAAGTTATTGATGAGATCGCGGATCCTACAACGATCCTTGCAAGTAGTACGTCAACAATTCCAGCGTCCAAGTTCACTGATGGTCTGATAAATAA GGAACGTTGTCTTATCGTCCACCCCGTCAATCCTCCGCTCTTCCTTCCTCTTACCGAGCTTGTTCCTGCTCCGTGGACCTCACAGGATACTGTAGATAGAGCTGCAGAGATCATGCGATCTGTGAAGCAGGAGCCGGTGAAGCTGAAGAAAGAAGTTTTGGGATTCGTTGTGAATCGTCTACAATTCGCTTTGCTAGCAGAAACCTGGCGTTTGGTAGCCGATGGCGTCATTGGCGTGAATGATGTGGATGCGGTGATGTCAGCTGGTCTAGGGCCGAGATATGCGTTCAATGGGACTTGTGAAACGGTTCATTTGAACGCGTTTGGTGTCagagattattttaaaagatatGCGGCTGGAATTACGGCG GATATGGGGCCGATTCCAGATTTCACAGACGAGAAAGTCATTAATAAGCTTGAAGAAGAGCTGGAGCCGAAAATGAGCACTTTGAATATTCGAAAACATCAAGCGGAGAGAGAAGAGAAGCTCGTGGAAATTGCCAAGCTGAAGAAGGACCtgaatctttaa